TGGTTTTCGAGCTCCAAGCCAAGCTCAGTAGGTTGGATATTGACAATGGTGCCGCTCTATAGAGAGGAATATTCCGGCTGGCAGATGAGTGGATAATAGAGGGCACCCCGGGCACTACAGAGGGGGTGGGGTGAAAATCATAATTAAGTCCTGGGGTGAGGGGACCATCATTGCTCTATATCTCTGCCATGCCTGAATGTGCAGCACTTACCCTGATCGCATGAGCTGCGGGTTGGGGACACATTGCAAGCGGTGTGATAGGAGCTGGAATGCGCTGCTCTGCGGTAGGAGCATGAGAAGTCCGTACAGAGCTCTGATCAGATACGGGTGATTCTCTACATCCAGGAGCTGTAGGCGAAGATCTGCGGGGAGAAAACAAATTACACAGAGCCAGGGGAACAAGGCCCAACCAGGGGTAACGGGGCCCAAAAAACACCCCAACCAGGGTAACAAGGCCCATAAAAAACACCCCAACCAGGGTAACAAGGCccataaaaaaacacccaaaccAGGGGAATGAGGCCCAACAATGGTTAACAAGGCCTAAAAGACACCCGAACCAGGGGAATGAGGCCCAAAAAACACCCCAACCAGGGTAACAAGGCCCATAAAAAAACACCCGAACCAGGGGAATGAGGCCTAAAAGACACCGCCAACCAGGGGAATGAGGCCCAAAAAACACCCCAACCAGGGTAACAAGGCCCATAAAACACCCCAACCAGGGTAACAAGGCCCATAAAAAACACCCCAACCAGGGTAACAAGGCccataaaaaaacacccaaaccAGGGGAATGAGGCCCAACAATGGTTAACAAGGCCTAAAAGACACCCGAACCAGGGGAATGAGGCCCAAAAAACACCCCAACCAGGGTAACAAGGCCCATAAAAAAACACCCGAACCAGGGGAATGAGGCCTAAAAGACACCGCCAACCAGGGGAATGAGGCCCAAAAAACACCCCAACCAGGGTAACAAGGCCCATAAAAAACACCCGAACCAGGGGAATGAGGCCCAAAAAACACCCCAGAAAGGGGAACCGAGGCCCAAAAACCAAACCCCAACCAGGGGAATGAGGCCCAAAAAACATAAGACATAAAAACACAATGCCTGCTCAGAAAATATTTGGGACGGCCAGGTTTTTAAATTTAAGTAACATATTCACAAATTCTGTCACAACCCCCCCCCGATCTGATATATTACAAGCTGGGGGTGACCTGACATCCGCTGCACGCTGACTCCTCTCTACAGAACACAGCCGGATCATCACTTCTGCTCCAATTCCCAGCCAGCAGTGCAGAGCCATCAGGACACGTGTATGGGGGGTGGGGGAATGCCCCCAATACACAGGAAGATCTGGGGGCAACATACCAGACAGACCCAAGATGGGGGGGAGCCCCAAAGACCAGGGGGGGGGTCCCAATATACAGACATGGGAGGAATGGGGGGAGCTCACAATGATAAAACTCACAATCAGCTTTTTCAGCCTAAATGACCTGAACGTCTTCGGATTTTCTTACAATTGCAGTACAAATATTAATCTCGCACCCTATACCACGGTGTTGTATAATATACCCGGACCCTGTGACACGGCTGTGATCTCTACTTACAGGTGAAAATCGGGCACTCGATCAGCTGCACCAATTTGTCCACTTCGGTCAAAAAATCCACCGTCACCTCCAGGTCACCACTGAGCAGCACCGTCAAGGAAGAAGAGAGCAATGCAATCACTAGAATATCATAACAAAGGATGCTATAGGGCCCCGGAACCTGGAAGAATTTACTGAGGGAGGCTCCCAATACAACCTGGAATACTTCCGGAATCTGCTTAATATTGGGGTGAATCCCTGGATTGCATTTATATCCTCAAACATTACTGTTTTCTGATAagaattataaataaagttttgtcaTTTCGTTAATATCTATAAAGCTGCAATCATATCGGCTTGGCTGTAACTGATTGGGTTGTAGATTTGAGCCGGATGCATGTTGAGCGGCTTGGATGGCGATTGATGGAAAGTTGGGTCATACCGGGCGCTTGGAGTGCAGAAtacgggaggggggggggcagctgGACCCATAATCCGTATATCATAAATATTCACTGCTCCCGGGACTCAGGAAAACTATACCATGGGGAATCAATGAGGAACCTGAGGGACCCATGCAGGTCACATGTCCAGGATTGGCCCATTCAGCCCCTAGGACCGGATGTGTCCCCAGCTGGGAACAGGGCCTGTGTGGGTCACCCAGAATCAGACTATGGTAAGGATACAATTTCTGGATCAGGTGGTAGGCGTGTTTGTAGTTCTGAGTGAGGAAACACAGGGACACGGTGGCTACGGGGCTGTGACACCACGAGCGGTACAGACAGCAGAACAGATCACAGCTTTCCTGGAATGAGAGAACAGACAGGAAATGGCCGAGTCCCCCCCTGATCATACATCACCCAATGACAGTCCCAGACCTGGCACCAAACCACTATTAGGACCCACAGACNNNNNNNNNNNNNNNNNNNNNNNNNNNNNNNNNNNNNNNNNNNNNNNNNNNNNNNNNNNNNNNNNNNNNNNNNNNNNNNNNNCCCCCCCCCCTGCGCAGGGGAACCATCCCCAAAACCCATTGGCCCCATGCACACCCCTCCCCTGTGCAGACCAATCATCCCCGAGCCCATTGGGCCCCCTGCGCAGGGGAATCACCCCCAAAACTCATTGGCCCCATGCACACCCCTCCCCCATGCAGACCAATCATCCCCGAGCCTATTGGCCCCCCATGCAGGCCAATCATCCCCGAGCCCATTGGCCCTCATTGAATTAGGGGGGTCACGTGACCAGGGCATACCGGCGTCTGGAGGTCTTTCAGCTGACTGCGGAGCTGGAAGAGTTCGGATGAGGTCAGCAGGATGCTGTTCAGATTCTGCACCATGGTGGAGGCAAATTTCAGATCCTCCTCTCGCAGCAAGATGTCCGCCATGGAATGAAAAATGTTCTCAGCATTCAGCAAAAGACAAAGCTGTCTGTGGAGGGGAGACAATGGTAAGTAATCCCCATCTACCCCTCAAATACCCACCCCATGTCAGTAACTAACAGGGGCTATTGGGGCAGATCCATGATGATGGGAGGAGCAAACTCTCCGTACTGCccagagcagccaatcagctttCTGCCCTCATAGAAGAGTTTTATTATTACTTCCCGCATCTGAGCAGTATTTGCCCTGTGTTATTGCCCTCTATAACTGCCCCAAGCACCCACCTGATGATAAATGCCCCTCTGATGTCCAGCAGTCTCCGCTCACTACTAAACCTCTTCAGCAGGTTGACCATGAAACGATGAAAGTAGGAGTTCATGGTGGGTGTGGATGGGGAGTTCTCCAGGCCGCGGGTACCTGGGGGGGGGAGAGATCGGAGAGACTCCGGTTATATCTGCAGGATGAGAAGTGGCCATGGGGTCAGCATGGAGATGATTGGCGCTTCAGGAGCCACACTGGCAGAGGATGGCGGGCACATCGGAGGAGTACTCACCCGGTTACAAGCAGAGCTCCCCTCTGTTGTCAGCCTCATCTTCACTTGCAGCCAGTCAGTATTCTGTGGTCTACATATTACCTGTAGGGGGCAGTGGAAGGTTCCACATGCTCAGAGTCCACTAACCGTGTATTAGATGCCTGCTAGGCATTGCATGTAAAGATCACCAAACCCATCGCCAGCCATCACCCATCCAGTGCCCAGCAGTGCCAATCCAAATCCAAGGGGGGGGAGGGGTGTACAATCAGCTCATCACCCCCTTCTGTTATCTAGGCCCGGCTCATGGTGATCACCTGACCCCATGTAGACATGACACCCCGGGGTCTCACTCACCCTCGCCCGTACTGGCCGGCTGCACCCCTCGGGCCGGGGATGGCACATGCAATGAGGACTGACCCGAGAAGAGATCGCTGTCATTGGTGAAATCCGTCTGCCCGGCTGGTGAGGAGGCGATCTCAGCCAGAACCTCCAAATCCTTCAGGATGACCTGAGAACAGAAACCAAAACGAGAGGTCACCCCCCACACTACAAGATACCCCCATAGGTCTTAGGTACCCCAGGGGAGGGGTCTGTGCCCCTAAAACTGCAATAGCTGCCTGGCCCCCCaacaacccctatgtaatgtacggAGATAACCCCACCCAAACTGTCATGTACCGGGACAGGCCAGCCCCCATCATCATGAACTGGGGCAGTGTTAGACCCCTTGCCCTAATGATCATCAAGAATATACAGAGATCCTACAAAGGCGACACCTGCGGGGGCATTTAGGACTTTTCCAACTTCCTGTTATGTCTGCAGGACAGGAAGAAAAATTTCCCCAGAGGTTACACCACAGACAATACTGAGCCCCGGCTCTAACTCCCCCATGGGTACAGAAACCTGGGGTAATTGTGTGCTTCAGCCCTAACCATACTGGGGGGTCATGACTCCTGAGCAATGAGGTGACCCCAGGGTAATAGAACGTTTCAGCGGGTACAACCCCCGGCAATAATAACTCCAGACTTACAGATATTCAGGTATAAACCCCTGGGCAATGGGGTAATCTGGTCCTAACCCCATCACAAGTACAGACCTCTGCACAATGCGGTGCTCCCTCATACAACGGGGCCAAACCCCGGGGTAACAGTGTGCTCTGCtcttatccccccccccataggTGCAGATATCAGGGCAATGGTGGGCTGTAGCTAATCTCAGAACCCCAGAGTGGGGTtccagctgtgaccacaaagcgGGTTTATACCCATTGCAGATAGGTATCAGGGCATTGGTGTTCTCCGGCCCTAACCACATCACTAAGTTGTGCTCCCgaccaatcagaattcaccttTCCCTGATAAAGAAGCGGCGTGTCACATGGTGGCGGCTTTTTATGTCTTGTTATATAAACCTCTGGGGGTACATTTGTCCTCATTTCctcaaatacccccccccccccttctgtatTATACAGGAAGAGCTGCGTTCCCCATCCACAGCCATCCCATAAAGGGTTAATGCCTCCGGAGGGGACGACTGAAAGACAGAAGAATGGCAGCCATTAGTATTCAGGATGCAGCTTTCAGCCCGGTGTGATGCTCTGCAGAACAGCCGCAGCCTTCTGTTGCCATGGAAACAAGAGCTGCAATTCTGCCAGAGGGGGGGCGCTGCTCCAGATTCATTAACCCTTCCCACCACAAGGGGCAGCGCACGCACACAGCTGTTAGCATGATGACAATCTGGGGCATTAGGGCAGAACGAGCGATTACTGCGGGGACAAATACAGAACTTGGGGGCAACAGAGAAGAAATACCCCAACCCGAGTCTAGACAGAGAAGAGACCCCCAGTCACAGAACAGGGGGACTGTGAGCACAGATACCCCCAATCTACACAGAGGTGCCCTTCTAAACTAACCCCAGACAGGGGTACAGATACACCCCATTTCCAGAAACCCCAAACTGATCTCATACAGAAGAGTTGTCACCCTTTACCTCCCTAATTAATTACAGATAGAAGAGACCCCCCTATACTCCCCCCAAAACCAATAccaacaaaccccccccccccatagaaaaGTGATGCCCCTTATCAGTGCAGTGTATGGGAGGCCTGGCACCTATGGGGGGGGCAACAAGAACCAATTCATCCACCAAGGCAGTAGAAAGAAAGCCGTCATGTGATCCCCACAGAGGTCATGTGATCTCCATAAACTGCACTGATGACAGCCAATCAGACAGCCCGATGCAGCATGGATTAGGAGAAGCCTGGAATGATTCCTTAAGGTTAGTGAATCCTAGGACAGAAGGAGAGCGCAGAGAAAGACGAGTGCATCaaagtctgctgcttctcctaacactgtccaatcacaggctgggggagggacaagacctgtaagtattaCCAAAGTGCAGCAGAGAGAAGTTTGGTCTCCACAAATTACAGACTCCCCGGCAGATTTCCCGGGGTATGGCTCCATCTGGGtgttgtgattggttgatgtaGATTTGGTTATATGACTCTAACCTGGACACACCGGGGAAGTAGGCGGCACCGGGACTCCCAGCATGCACTGCACACAATTCACATGGCGCACTCACCTCATCGGATTCATCAGACAACGTCTTCAGCAAGATGGGGAACAAACTGTCCGTGTGACGGAACATCTGAAACAGAGGATGACAGCTTGGTGGTAAATGTGATCTATTACATCATCCCTGGGGGGGCAGTAACCCATGGCAACAGCCCATCCTGAGTGCACACACACAAGCAAGGTCTCACAATATAAGTTTGTATATTGAGTACAAATCTCCCCATATGTGGACCCATCATGTGTTCTGGAGAGGAGGGAGGGGTTAAGCAGAGAGGAGGGAGGGATTATTGGAAAAGGGGGAGGGGTTGTAATAGAGATATGATGAGTGGGAGGGGTAATGAGGATAAGGGGGAGGGTTTTGAGAAAGATAAAACTGCGATGAGTGGTTACAGTTATGTAGTAGGGGAGGGGTTATGACAATTATGAGGTGTAATAGATTAGGAGTGGGAGGGGTTATGCAGAAGAGATTAGGGGGCGGAGCAGTCTCCAGACTGGGGGGTGTGGTCTGGGAAGGCCTGACAACACTGGCTCGTACGGAATGCAGCAGGCGCAGTGTTGTCAGGTCAGAAGTTgggagctcactggatttctgggGCACAAAGCAGAGGAAATGCTCACGTATTGTGGAGATGGATGGAGGGGGCAGAACTTGGATCCTGTCTGCCAGAACTAAAGTAAAGGGCTGGGATTGGACTTTAGGTGGGCCCAGCAGACCAGCTGGGTGTGGGGTGACCCGGGGTACTCACCTTGCGCGGGGTCTTTATGTACAGGTGATACAGCCATTTCAGTACACAGATCCGGGTCATCATCCCAGTGCTGGGCTCATGGAGGTACCGATCCAAAACCTGAACAATCCCATCCAGATTGAGAGTGACCGCCCCGGCCGGGGAGCTGCAATGAGAGACAAATCTAAACATCAGTACCCGAAATGGGGTCACTCTGCGGGGGCCATTCCTGAATGTTTTACACACAGGGCAGCCAATCACTGGAGAGCAATGGGGGCGTCATGTGACATAGGATCTGTATGTGTCTACTCTGTCCTGTGATTCACACAGCTCTGACACTTCTCTCTGCTGCAGGTTAGTATCACTGACAGGTCTTGTTCCTCCCCCAGCcactgattggacagtgaaaagagaagcagaagacttATGAGCTCATCTCTGatctctcctcctgtcagcacatCCATGATTAGAGAACAACTGACCCCCGGGGGCTGATATTGTGTAGGTCCCCCCTTGTGACCATGTCAGGGGCCACTGTAACCAGATCACCTGTGTCACCACTGCACCGGTTGTGAGGGGAGGGAAGTTAGCCAATCAGTGTACAATGGAGGGGGGGGACAAATTTCCAAAATTCCAATCTTTGCATTGGCCGGGCCTCCCGCGTGGCAGCCGGGAAttctaccactgaaccaccaatgcAGAAGATGTCAGCACATCAGCACAACCCAGACGTGTAACCGGAGGGCCCCTTTCATCCGAGCCCAGCCCCCCGCAGAGCCCCCCTTTATCCCAGCCGAGCCCCTGCAAAGCCTCCCTTTATCCTAGCTGAGCTCCAGCAGAGCCCCCCTTTATCCTGGCAGAGCCCCCCTCATCCTGGCAGAGTCCCCCTTCATCCCAGAGCGAGCCCTTGCAGAACCCCCTTCATCCCGGCTGAGCCCCCACACTCCACCGGTCCATCCGGGTTTTCCTGGTCAATCAATGGCAGCCAATTGGTGGGATTTTCCCCCGCAGTGAGTGTAAACACATAGGATGTGAGGAATTCACACACAGGGGTACCATTGCCATGGTTGCCATCTATAGAATAACATGGGAGCATTGAGAATATTGGGGGGCCCCTCTCCCCCCCTTACAGACATGGAGGGGCCCCATTTTAAAGCAGCCTATCATCTTAATATTTATGTTGGTGATCAcaaacaggaagtgagcagaaatcttctcaatggggggggggggggggacccaaCTTGGACTCcccttctttttatataaagaaaatatcagTGGGTCCACCCCCCCCATTATCCCCTCCCCCCCCGATCCCGCCAGTCACTGATGCACACAGATCTCCAGCAGCCATGGTGTTAATGACCCCAATTCTGCGTGTTGTCACCGGAGATCATTGTTGTGGAAATGACTGGAATTCTCCTGAATGGGGCCAATGTGTGGGGGAGGGGTGACACCCCGAGGGCAGCCCCGCTTTTATTTGCCCTCCATTCATGGCGCCTCACCATGGAGAAGATTTGTGTGGGGCCGGAATCCTTCATGGTGAAGCCTATTGTGCTGGAAAGACAGATGAGTGAAAATCGTGTGAACGTCTTCGGATTCACCGTCTGAGATCTGAATGAGCGGTGATAATTGGGGGAAGGGTTTGTAGGGTGACTCCCCACTTTTTGGGGGGCTGTACCCCACTGCAGCACCGGCCATGTATACAAGAATCCGACTCCATCACACTGACTGCTGGTCTGCCGGCGCCATCCAGTGGCCAACACCTGGTCATGCACCTTATCAGTCCCAATCACCGGAATCTCATAGAAATACATCAACACCTAGAAATCTTTCATATACCTgacccctggtgatcctgccatccTTATTCAtgcacttcctgttatggagtGACAACAGGAAGCTGATTGGCTATTTACAGCTCCCTGTGGATATTTAAATCTTTCCACCTTCTGTTCGGATTCCTTGGCTCCCCCACCTATTCTGCCTCCCCATTGGATGGGTGGGGGTCACAGAACCCCCTACAGGTGACACCACCAGCAGAGGGCGCTCATCACAGGGGAGTCACAATGGCCACTTACCCCTGCAGAGGGCGCTCATCACAGAGGAGTCACAATGGCCACTTACCCCTGCAGAGGGCGCTCATCACAGAGGANNNNNNNGGAGTCACAATGGCCACTTACCCCCGCAGAGGGCGCTCATCACAGAGGAGTCACAATGTCCACTTACCCCTGCAGAGGGCGCTCATCACAGGGGAGTCACAATGGCCACTTACCCCCGCAGAGGGCGCTCATCACAGAGGAGTCACAATGGCCACTTACCCCTGCAGAGGACGCTCATCACAGAGGAGTCACAATGTCCACTTACCCCAGCAGAGGGCGCTCATCACAGGGGAGTCACAATGGCCACTTACCCTGGCTGAATAACCCCCCCAGTGCACCAATCTGAAACCCCAGAGATCCCCAACTCCAGAATCAGATTCATCACAACAATCCCGGGTCAGAATCTGCCCGCTTCAATAAATCCAATGACTGAATGTCCGGGGTCTTcatgctgctgctccttcactgtccaatcaatGACTTTCCCAACTTTCCTTCACTTTGCCTATGGCAGCAAAGAGATTCCTGCTACTTCCAGGTATAGAGGAGCATGTGACCtgccccatgtgacagtgctgggccAATCACCAATCAGCAGGTGTGATCACATGACAACAACCTATAGCCCTGAGCCATCCCCAATGTGACCATCTGGGCGGCTCCTGGAGGGGGAACATGAGCAAGAGAGGGGTAAGAAGGGggcattaaagggaacctgtttcAGCATGTATGAGTAGAGCATGGGTGCGCTATAAAGAATCTGCCCTCCCAGTGGGGTAAAAACACCTCAGGGGCAATTCTGTGTCCGGTTAATACCCCTAAATACAGATATCGCCATCAATGTTATTATTCAGCATAGAGAACCTGCAGCTTCTACACATGCGACCCGCATTGTATGCAATATCCAAGCTCCCACGTATGAAGGGGACCCCCAATATCAGCACACATGGCCCGGGGAGGGGGATGGGGCAGTACCGGCCAGGTGGCAATACATATGTGAGTTCCCACAATCCCCCGCTCACCTTCTCAGAGCGAGCACACTGAGGCTGTCCAGGCTTGAGTCTGCGCTTGTGTCCGGGGGTCCTGCGGAGAGACAGAAGGGGGGTCAGGTGAGGAATCATTGGAATACCCCAAACCCGTCACTGCAGGTAAAATAAGGAAAACTCTGTCTGCATTggccgggaatcgaacccgggccTCCCGCGTGGCAGGCGAGAAttctaccactgaaccaccaatgcTGCAGATGTTGGGAGTTGTGGTCTCGTCCAGCAAGTTCTGACACACGCGCCACATCAGCGGCCCTTACACTCAGCACAGGCTGCGACATTCCAGATGTTCTCCGGGACTGGGGGTGTCAGgcattggtggttcagtggtagaaTTCTCGCCTGCCACGCGGGAggcccgggttcgattcccggccGATGCAgaccatgtttttgtatttacccGTACAAGCGGGTGTTTATTTTCCTCTTTTCCATCCGATTCCTGGAGGAGGGGAGGATGATGGGATGAATGCAGCTAATGGTGACCACATGTGTAAGGAATGGCTGGAAACATCTGCAGGGGTCAGACATCGGGGCCACGCTGAGTACTTATAGATTTATCCCCCCACCGATCTCATGGGACTgctgacccccccccccgcctGGGGTAACACTGCCATACTACAGAACATGGGGCCCCTAACTTCTAATAAACTGAAAAGATtcctcataacctcctcacacacgaCATTACTAGAGCTGCCCCCATTCGCTGGAATGGTCTCCTCCTATTCGGCCTCTACTTTAAAGGAACCCTCAGAACCCAAcccttccccctcacctacccgtcttcttctgtctcctaaacccctcacccaccattccatatccccctcctattgtgtgataattcccccacctaatagattgtaagctcttctgtcctctcctgtgtcactgtctgtatctgtctgtcatttattgtacagcgctgtgtaatatgttggcgctatataattactattttgtAAGAACATGAAGAATATAAAGTTACCGTTGTGAGCCCAGTTATGTCAGATGAGAGATTACTAGAATGACAGAGAGCAGGGCCGGGGGAGGGGCTGAGGaggctccacccactacaggccaCCTGCAGGAAACTACAGAGGGGCGGAGAgcagaccagtcaccctgcacaaggagtaATATCAGCAGTGagcggtctgtattacaggaaggaAAACATCTGACAGATCTGaagatttataaaacagacattagGATCTTCATAAGAAATGACAAAACTCTGTCCAGAAATTATTGGAATGTTTCAGAATCTTAGATTTGTCCTCCTCTGCAACAATCACCATACAGTTACAGATGTTATTGGGTTGCTTTATTAACGATTCCAGGTGTAACTGTGTGAATGTTCCTGGATTCATCACACACACAAGAAGGTGAATAatcaggaagggggggggggggatttgtaaCGAGAGATTTCCCGCTGGAGTTTATCATTATTTGGATATCTGCAGCCTTGTCAGGGGGGTGAAAGGGGTCCCCGAAATATTCCCgaggaggaccagagacggaatGAATGGAAAGTTCAACCAGGTGAAAATTCATCaggaaaaatatgaatatgaaagaAGGAAATGAAGAGCCGGGGATACAAAGCCAACTGGCAGAGATACAGACGGGGCAAAGCACTTCCCATCCTCT
The genomic region above belongs to Pyxicephalus adspersus chromosome 9, UCB_Pads_2.0, whole genome shotgun sequence and contains:
- the VAC14 gene encoding protein VAC14 homolog; this encodes MCEVSLGEFLKEIKKLPDSVKFAEMANILVIHCQSTDDLIQLTAMSWMREFLQLAGRVMLPYSSGILTAVLPCLSYDDRKKNIKEVANVCNQSLMKLVTPEDDESDDSSVVPNAPSEDDSQTHSAIDGHRPPDTSADSSLDSLSVLALRSSPAGAVTLNLDGIVQVLDRYLHEPSTGMMTRICVLKWLYHLYIKTPRKMFRHTDSLFPILLKTLSDESDEVILKDLEVLAEIASSPAGQTDFTNDSDLFSGQSSLHVPSPARGVQPASTGEGTRGLENSPSTPTMNSYFHRFMVNLLKRFSSERRLLDIRGAFIIRQLCLLLNAENIFHSMADILLREEDLKFASTMVQNLNSILLTSSELFQLRSQLKDLQTPESCDLFCCLYRSWCHSPVATVSLCFLTQNYKHAYHLIQKFGDLEVTVDFLTEVDKLVQLIECPIFTYLRLQLLDVENHPYLIRALYGLLMLLPQSSAFQLLSHRLQCVPNPQLMRSGHSKESALNSSKDGLVRIDYTELLQHFEKVQNKHLEVRHQRAGEVLERRLVP